From Apium graveolens cultivar Ventura chromosome 9, ASM990537v1, whole genome shotgun sequence, the proteins below share one genomic window:
- the LOC141684150 gene encoding uncharacterized protein LOC141684150: protein MGSTHLLKTSLSPICASQSTKRSLFCSKFTSFRGFKSSPCFKYVGHARFSVSCKIQEGDRQSNGEEPTESLFMKELKRRGMSPTSLLEESNRSYVDDDIRFKDEDSGFSNRNAMSPDLEKSLLNQRDRSIALNSEGLEGLFPRAKLLLSLGGTFFLAFWQLILLTVASFAAVYLYFGPSFVHDGQDHATLPQYIDPYALLEEDRISQAAPRLK from the exons ATGGGTTCAACCCATTTATTAAAAACCAGTTTATCTCCTATTTGTGCCTCCCAATCCACTAAAAGAAGCCTTTTTTGCTCTAAATTTACAAGCTTTAGAGGTTTTAAAAGTAGCCCTTGTTTTAAATATGTGGGTCATGCAAGATTTAGTGTTTCTTGTAAGATTCAAGAAGGGGACAGACAAAGCAATG GTGAAGAACCTACCGAGTCTTTGTTCATGAAAGAATTAAAAAGACGTGGTATGTCCCCCACTTCCCTGCTTGAAGAAAGCAATAGAAGCTATGTTGATGATGATATTAGATTTAAGGATGAAGACAGTGGATTCTCAAATAGAAATGCCATGTCGCCTGATCTGGAAAAGAGTTTGTTAAATCAAAGGGATCGGTCAATAGCTTTGAATAGTGAAGGTCTTGAG GGCTTATTTCCACGTGCAAAGCTTTTGCTATCCCTTGGAGGAacatttttcttggcattttggCAATTAATCCTCTTGACCGTTGCATCCTTCGCTGCTGTGTATCTT TATTTTGGACCGAGTTTTGTCCACGACGGCCAGGATCATGCGACACTACCTCAATATATCGATCCATATGCACTTCTGGAGGAAGACAGGATATCTCAAGCAGCACCGAGACTAAAGTGA